One Arthrobacter sp. StoSoilB19 DNA window includes the following coding sequences:
- a CDS encoding NAD(P)H-quinone dehydrogenase, which produces MTTHPDFSSPRIAILGGGPGGYEAAMVAASLGATVTIIERAGLGGSAVLTDVVPSKTLIATADLMTRVAEAGELGVKFDVDGGDFVPVMRADLKHINDRLLNLARNQSQDIRDGLEKLGVRIIAGSGRLLDTHTIEVMTVDGTETVEADTILLAVGAHPRELETARPDGERILNWTQIYNLDELPEELIVVGSGVTGAEFASAYNGLGSKVTLVSSRDRVLPGSDVDAAVVLEEVFERRGVRVLSRSRAQTVERTDKGVVVTLSDGSTVTGSHCLLCLGSIPNTAGLGLEEAGVAVSESGHIKVDGVSRTTAPNVYAAGDCTGVLPLASVAAMQGRIAVAHFMGDGVTPLKLHQVASNIFTSPEIANVGVSEAEIESGKYQADVVKLSLRSNARAKMRNAKDGFVKIFARKGSGTVIGGVVVGPNASELIFPISIAVKQKLHVDDVASTFTVYPSLTGSISEAARRLHVHM; this is translated from the coding sequence GTGACTACGCATCCAGATTTCAGCTCCCCCCGGATCGCAATCCTGGGAGGTGGTCCCGGTGGATACGAAGCTGCCATGGTGGCCGCCTCGCTCGGGGCGACGGTCACCATCATCGAACGCGCGGGCCTGGGTGGATCCGCCGTGCTGACCGATGTGGTTCCGTCCAAGACCCTCATTGCCACGGCCGACCTGATGACCCGCGTGGCAGAGGCCGGCGAGCTGGGAGTGAAGTTCGACGTCGACGGCGGCGACTTCGTGCCGGTGATGCGAGCAGACCTCAAGCACATCAACGACCGCCTCCTCAACCTTGCCCGCAACCAGTCCCAGGACATCCGGGACGGCCTGGAAAAGCTGGGCGTGCGGATTATTGCGGGTTCCGGCCGGCTGCTGGACACCCACACCATCGAGGTCATGACGGTGGACGGCACCGAGACTGTAGAGGCGGACACCATCCTGCTGGCCGTGGGCGCACACCCGCGCGAGCTGGAGACCGCCCGCCCCGACGGTGAGCGGATCCTGAACTGGACGCAGATCTACAACCTGGACGAGCTGCCCGAGGAGCTCATCGTGGTGGGGTCCGGCGTTACCGGCGCGGAGTTTGCCTCCGCCTACAACGGCCTTGGTTCCAAGGTCACCCTGGTGTCCAGCCGCGACCGCGTGCTGCCCGGCTCCGACGTTGACGCCGCCGTGGTCCTGGAGGAAGTCTTCGAACGCCGCGGGGTCCGGGTTTTGTCCCGTTCCCGTGCCCAGACAGTGGAACGCACCGACAAGGGCGTGGTGGTGACCCTTTCCGACGGCTCCACGGTGACCGGCAGCCACTGCCTGCTCTGCCTGGGGTCCATCCCCAATACGGCAGGCCTGGGCCTCGAGGAGGCCGGCGTCGCCGTCAGCGAGAGCGGCCACATCAAGGTGGACGGCGTCTCCCGCACGACGGCCCCGAACGTCTACGCCGCCGGTGACTGCACGGGCGTCCTGCCGCTGGCCTCCGTGGCCGCCATGCAGGGCCGCATCGCGGTGGCGCACTTCATGGGCGACGGCGTGACCCCGCTCAAGCTCCACCAAGTGGCATCCAACATCTTCACCTCGCCCGAAATCGCCAACGTTGGCGTATCCGAAGCCGAGATCGAGTCCGGCAAGTACCAGGCCGACGTCGTCAAGCTCTCCCTGCGCAGCAACGCCCGCGCCAAGATGCGCAACGCCAAGGACGGGTTCGTCAAGATCTTTGCGCGGAAGGGTTCCGGCACGGTGATCGGTGGCGTGGTGGTGGGGCCGAACGCCTCGGAGCTGATCTTCCCGATCTCCATCGCGGTCAAGCAGAAGCTGCACGTTGACGACGTCGCCAGCACCTTCACGGTGTACCCGTCGCTGACCGGATCCATCTCCGAAGCCGCCCGCCGCCTGCACGTCCACATGTAA
- a CDS encoding prolipoprotein diacylglyceryl transferase family protein, whose product MIGLPFAGNGLVHAGFVGLGILAALLFYAYEKRRRGLTDPRLWPIAGFAVAFGAIGSRLLTWDISRQVSLADWWGNGDRSILAGLVGAWGGVLLAKRLTGYRQPTGDLLAPAVALALIIGRIGCLLTELPGTPTGGAWGILLTPAQAALIGAPAGVGLHPSFVYEIFFHAAAFAVMWRFRDRLPHPGDLFICFVSAYAVFRFLVEFVRGNEVLWLGMSRPQWFLLAVLPLLVWRVRRVFGSPLRREMEGTAA is encoded by the coding sequence ATGATTGGGCTTCCCTTCGCGGGAAACGGGCTGGTGCATGCCGGGTTCGTCGGGCTGGGAATTCTCGCAGCCCTGCTCTTCTACGCATATGAGAAGCGCCGCCGCGGGCTGACGGATCCGCGGTTGTGGCCGATAGCCGGTTTTGCCGTTGCCTTCGGGGCCATCGGTTCCAGGTTGCTTACCTGGGATATCTCACGCCAGGTTTCACTTGCTGACTGGTGGGGCAACGGCGACCGCAGCATCCTGGCCGGGCTTGTGGGGGCCTGGGGCGGCGTGCTCCTGGCCAAACGGTTGACCGGTTACCGGCAGCCGACGGGGGATCTGCTGGCCCCTGCTGTAGCCCTGGCCCTCATCATCGGGCGCATCGGCTGCCTTCTGACAGAGCTCCCCGGCACGCCAACCGGGGGAGCGTGGGGAATCCTTCTCACCCCGGCCCAGGCCGCGCTGATCGGGGCGCCGGCCGGGGTGGGGCTTCATCCGTCTTTCGTCTACGAGATCTTCTTTCACGCGGCCGCTTTCGCCGTGATGTGGCGTTTCCGGGACCGCCTGCCCCACCCCGGCGACCTCTTTATCTGTTTCGTCAGCGCCTACGCCGTGTTCAGGTTCCTGGTCGAGTTTGTCCGGGGCAATGAGGTGCTGTGGCTGGGGATGAGCCGGCCCCAATGGTTCCTGCTGGCGGTTTTGCCCCTCCTGGTGTGGCGGGTCCGGCGTGTTTTCGGCTCGCCGCTCCGCCGCGAGATGGAAGGAACCGCAGCATGA
- a CDS encoding radical SAM protein produces the protein MKSQQLPGPGQPLRGDRIHRYVTAFCPKCHETNPPLSQVRRLAGTLLIRDGRVWLERGCPDHGLVRTLYDESPEILRYLEKWQAPTKQHIPDQTDNFRPVPEAYAFGLPAMQTQHTCILLQDIIEHCNLRCPTCFTASGPQLQGVAPLREVLDNVDTRLARENNRLDVLMLSGGEPTLYPYLAELLDELVSRPIVRIMVNSNGMLIATDDHLLALLEQHRDRVEVYLQYDGPSRESSIHHRGEDLTRFKDAAISRLSDAGVFTTLTMTASLGVNDGEVGAVVMRALETPFIGGVALQPVFGSGRGHGIDAMDRLTHTGVLERLAGQTNGVVSWHDLTALPCSHPHCASVGYMLKDDAGVWRSLAALIGHDQLLTWLELNPDSLANRIADSAIPLELRNLMKTSLLDLLSEQASLSHPRTMDLWKNVCTQCDLGIGTLTTLAAGKLPGQQQRLRRLLAERVTRIMVKPFMDISTMIEERLTQCCVHVGTKSDAGAHQCAPFCAVQAWPSLARQRMSTATGARLIPMRHV, from the coding sequence ATGAAGTCTCAACAGTTGCCCGGTCCGGGACAGCCGCTGCGCGGTGACAGGATCCACCGCTATGTGACCGCTTTCTGCCCCAAATGCCACGAAACCAACCCTCCACTGAGCCAGGTCCGCCGGCTGGCAGGGACGCTGCTCATTCGTGACGGCCGCGTGTGGCTCGAACGGGGCTGCCCGGACCATGGGCTGGTCCGCACCCTGTACGACGAGTCTCCGGAAATCCTCCGCTACCTGGAGAAGTGGCAGGCGCCCACCAAGCAGCACATCCCTGACCAGACCGACAATTTCCGCCCTGTCCCTGAGGCATATGCCTTTGGGCTTCCAGCCATGCAAACGCAACACACCTGCATCCTGCTGCAGGACATTATTGAGCACTGCAACCTGCGCTGCCCCACCTGCTTCACCGCATCCGGCCCACAACTGCAGGGAGTCGCACCATTGAGGGAGGTGCTTGACAATGTTGACACCCGCCTGGCCCGGGAAAACAACCGCCTTGATGTGCTGATGCTCTCCGGCGGTGAACCAACGCTGTACCCATATCTTGCCGAACTGCTGGATGAACTCGTTTCCCGGCCAATCGTCAGGATCATGGTGAACAGCAACGGCATGCTCATTGCCACCGATGACCACCTGCTTGCCCTGCTGGAACAGCACCGGGACAGGGTGGAGGTGTACCTCCAGTACGACGGTCCATCCAGGGAATCGTCGATCCACCACCGCGGCGAAGACCTTACCCGCTTCAAGGACGCGGCAATTTCGCGCTTGTCGGATGCAGGCGTTTTCACCACGCTGACCATGACAGCATCCCTGGGCGTCAACGACGGTGAAGTCGGTGCCGTGGTGATGCGTGCCCTGGAGACTCCCTTTATCGGAGGGGTGGCGCTGCAGCCCGTCTTCGGTTCCGGACGCGGACACGGCATCGATGCCATGGACCGGCTCACCCACACAGGCGTCCTTGAAAGATTGGCCGGGCAGACCAACGGCGTGGTGTCCTGGCACGACCTGACAGCGTTGCCCTGCTCCCACCCGCACTGCGCCTCAGTGGGTTACATGCTGAAGGACGACGCCGGCGTCTGGAGGTCCCTGGCAGCATTGATTGGGCATGATCAGCTGCTCACTTGGCTCGAGCTTAACCCGGACAGCCTTGCGAACCGGATCGCCGACAGCGCCATCCCGCTGGAGCTGCGGAACCTGATGAAAACCTCGCTGCTTGACCTGTTGAGCGAACAGGCGTCCCTGTCCCACCCCCGCACGATGGACCTTTGGAAGAACGTCTGCACCCAGTGCGATCTTGGCATCGGCACGCTTACCACCCTGGCGGCGGGCAAACTCCCGGGGCAGCAGCAACGCCTCCGCAGGCTCCTCGCGGAACGGGTAACGCGCATCATGGTCAAACCTTTCATGGACATCTCCACGATGATCGAGGAACGGCTCACCCAATGCTGCGTGCACGTGGGAACCAAGAGCGACGCCGGCGCGCATCAATGCGCGCCGTTCTGCGCAGTGCAGGCCTGGCCCTCGCTGGCGAGGCAACGCATGAGCACGGCCACTGGTGCACGGCTGATTCCGATGCGTCACGTCTAG
- a CDS encoding FAD-dependent oxidoreductase, translating to MSEQIVIVGFGPVAARLVDELLPAVRAGQVQVTVLGEEPEAAYNRVLVADLGVGRTTADALALADAAELAADGVDVRLGVRVKRVDRPRQQVLLAEGAPVHYDRLVFATGSRPVIPNLTGINPDPSSPVLPAGVTALRDLRDAAVLRQAVDGGKRVVVLGGGVLGLETALAAAEEGATVTVVHNGPHPLGRSIDRAGGAVLAAGLRRCGVRVAGNARSTGVEHNAPDGGFSALLLDDGQAIDGDLLVISCGVRPRTELADGCGLATGTGILVDHTLRAHHEPHIFAIGDCAEVHCPDPGCAACRNATGPSGLVGPGWRQAEWLAGYLTLLSSGGVEEAELLSALPPEQPGVVVLKARGLNMAVAGNNDADPWDEEALTAGAANGRARLQVAQWADPEHGRYVKMTTRGGVLEGLVAVGMPRTAAELVGLFERGAELPADRSLLLRLDGPDQLPGAAADPAGTVCRCAGVSGNTITGAVADGCSTVADVSKATRAGTGCGGCHEDIKGLIERHFRAVPAA from the coding sequence ATGAGCGAGCAGATTGTCATCGTGGGATTCGGCCCCGTGGCCGCCAGGCTGGTGGACGAGCTCCTGCCGGCCGTGCGCGCAGGGCAGGTCCAGGTCACCGTGCTCGGTGAGGAACCCGAGGCAGCCTACAACCGCGTCCTGGTGGCCGACCTCGGCGTCGGCCGGACCACCGCTGACGCACTGGCCCTTGCCGATGCCGCCGAGCTGGCCGCGGACGGCGTGGACGTCCGCCTGGGCGTGCGGGTCAAGCGCGTGGACAGGCCACGGCAGCAGGTCCTGCTTGCTGAAGGAGCACCCGTGCACTACGACCGGCTGGTGTTCGCCACCGGATCCCGGCCTGTCATTCCCAACCTCACCGGCATCAACCCGGATCCTTCCTCCCCCGTGCTTCCCGCCGGCGTCACCGCGCTGCGGGACCTTCGCGACGCCGCTGTCCTGCGGCAGGCGGTGGACGGCGGCAAGCGCGTAGTGGTCCTGGGCGGCGGCGTCCTGGGCCTGGAAACGGCGCTGGCCGCCGCGGAGGAAGGCGCCACCGTCACGGTGGTCCACAACGGCCCGCACCCCCTGGGGCGCAGCATCGACCGTGCCGGCGGGGCCGTCCTCGCTGCAGGGCTGCGGCGCTGCGGGGTCCGGGTGGCAGGCAACGCCCGTTCCACCGGCGTTGAGCACAACGCGCCCGACGGCGGTTTCTCGGCTTTGCTGCTGGACGACGGGCAGGCGATTGACGGGGACCTCCTGGTCATTTCATGCGGGGTGCGTCCCCGGACGGAGCTGGCCGACGGCTGCGGGCTGGCCACCGGCACCGGGATCCTGGTGGACCACACGCTGCGGGCGCACCACGAACCGCATATCTTTGCCATCGGCGACTGCGCGGAGGTCCACTGCCCCGACCCGGGCTGCGCCGCATGCCGGAACGCCACGGGGCCCTCCGGCCTGGTGGGCCCTGGCTGGCGGCAGGCCGAGTGGCTGGCGGGCTACCTGACCCTGCTGTCCTCCGGTGGGGTGGAGGAGGCGGAACTGCTGTCCGCGCTCCCGCCGGAACAGCCCGGCGTCGTGGTGCTGAAGGCCCGCGGCCTGAACATGGCTGTGGCCGGGAACAACGACGCGGATCCGTGGGACGAGGAAGCGCTCACGGCGGGCGCGGCCAACGGCAGGGCCCGCCTGCAGGTGGCCCAGTGGGCTGATCCTGAGCACGGCCGGTACGTCAAGATGACCACCCGAGGCGGAGTGCTCGAAGGCCTGGTGGCGGTGGGCATGCCCCGCACGGCGGCCGAGCTGGTGGGACTCTTCGAACGCGGCGCCGAACTGCCTGCGGACCGGTCGCTCCTCCTCCGCCTGGACGGGCCGGACCAGCTGCCGGGCGCAGCCGCGGACCCGGCCGGGACCGTGTGCCGGTGCGCCGGAGTCAGCGGGAACACCATCACGGGCGCCGTGGCCGACGGCTGCTCCACGGTGGCGGACGTTTCCAAGGCCACCCGGGCGGGCACAGGATGCGGTGGCTGCCATGAGGACATCAAGGGCCTCATTGAACGGCATTTCCGGGCGGTGCCGGCAGCCTGA
- a CDS encoding molybdopterin oxidoreductase family protein, whose translation MTKSADTHCPYCALQCAMTLTSPADLAPAAQPGPGPVPAPNPAPALEVAGRDFPTNRGGLCRKGWTSPTLLNHAGRITEPLLKGPDGVHRPIGWDQALDLAAQAVKDARARHGADAVGVFGGGGLTNEKAYQLGKFARLALGTSRIDYNGRFCMSSAAAAGMRAFGVDRGLPFPLEALDTASTILMLGSNVAETMPPFVQHLRGARDAGGLVVVDPRRSATAAFTADGGGLHLQPLPGTDLTLLLGLSHVVIHENLVDTAYIEERTSGYSAVVRSVNAFWPERVQSLTGVPAELIRQTARMLAAGAQEGGSYILTGRGVEQHVDGTDTATAAINLSLLLGLPGSARSGYGTLTGQGNGQGGREHGQKADQLPGYRKITDPAARAHVAAVWGVPEETIPGPGLPAVQLLKSLGKPDGVRCLFVHASNIAVAAPDANAVIEGLRSLDFLVVCDFFMSETAAEADLILPVLQWAEEEGTLTNLEGRVLRRRRAISPPAGARSELWIMARLAERLDAPSTYSEDPETVFEELRRASAGGLADYSGIDYAMLDRGEAAYWPYPAGSSGTPRLFASRFAHSDGKAVMVPVVPRRRRISAGDGGTSGDPAGKAMTLITGRLLEHYQSGAQTRRVAELVAAQPEARVQIHPSAAAAMGIAAGSLVSVANVRGEVVCHAELSTAIRPETVFLPFHFPGSESANRLTEAATDPISGMPEFKFNTVWVRPVAAPDSARMLQTTEAS comes from the coding sequence ATGACCAAAAGCGCCGACACGCACTGCCCCTACTGCGCCCTGCAGTGCGCCATGACGCTCACGTCCCCTGCGGACCTGGCCCCGGCTGCCCAGCCGGGGCCAGGCCCCGTGCCTGCACCGAATCCCGCGCCCGCACTGGAGGTTGCAGGCCGGGACTTCCCCACCAACCGCGGCGGCCTCTGCCGCAAAGGGTGGACCTCCCCCACGCTCCTGAACCACGCGGGCCGGATCACCGAGCCGCTGCTGAAGGGACCCGACGGCGTCCACCGGCCCATCGGCTGGGACCAGGCCCTGGACCTCGCCGCCCAGGCAGTGAAGGACGCCCGCGCACGCCACGGCGCGGACGCCGTCGGCGTCTTCGGCGGCGGCGGACTCACCAATGAGAAGGCCTACCAGCTGGGCAAGTTCGCCCGGCTGGCCCTGGGCACCTCACGCATCGACTACAACGGCAGGTTCTGCATGTCATCCGCCGCGGCCGCCGGAATGCGGGCGTTCGGCGTGGACCGCGGCCTGCCCTTCCCGCTCGAAGCCCTGGACACCGCCAGCACCATCCTGATGCTGGGGTCAAACGTTGCCGAGACCATGCCCCCGTTCGTACAGCACCTGCGCGGAGCCCGCGACGCCGGCGGGCTGGTGGTGGTTGACCCCCGCCGCTCCGCCACGGCAGCCTTTACGGCCGACGGCGGCGGCCTGCACCTCCAGCCGCTGCCGGGCACCGACCTTACCCTGCTGCTGGGCCTCTCCCACGTGGTCATCCACGAGAACCTGGTGGACACCGCCTACATCGAAGAGCGCACCTCGGGCTACAGCGCCGTAGTCCGCAGCGTCAACGCCTTCTGGCCCGAACGCGTCCAGTCGCTGACCGGCGTCCCCGCGGAACTGATCCGGCAAACCGCCCGCATGCTCGCTGCCGGGGCGCAGGAAGGCGGAAGCTACATCCTCACCGGACGCGGCGTGGAACAGCACGTGGACGGCACCGACACCGCAACCGCGGCCATCAACCTCAGCCTCCTCCTGGGCCTGCCGGGCTCCGCCCGCAGCGGGTACGGGACCCTTACCGGCCAGGGCAATGGCCAGGGCGGCCGCGAGCACGGCCAGAAGGCGGACCAGCTCCCGGGCTACCGCAAGATCACCGACCCGGCTGCCCGCGCACACGTCGCGGCCGTCTGGGGCGTTCCGGAGGAGACCATCCCCGGACCCGGCCTGCCCGCCGTGCAGCTGCTGAAGTCACTGGGAAAGCCCGACGGCGTCCGGTGCCTTTTTGTGCATGCCTCCAACATCGCGGTGGCAGCTCCCGACGCCAACGCCGTCATCGAAGGGTTGCGGAGCCTGGACTTCCTGGTGGTCTGCGACTTCTTCATGTCCGAAACCGCCGCGGAGGCGGACCTTATCCTTCCCGTGCTGCAGTGGGCGGAGGAGGAGGGGACATTGACCAACCTGGAGGGCCGCGTCCTGCGCCGCCGCCGTGCCATCTCACCTCCGGCTGGTGCCCGGAGCGAGCTGTGGATCATGGCCCGCCTCGCCGAGCGGCTGGACGCCCCGTCCACCTACAGCGAGGATCCGGAGACGGTCTTCGAGGAACTGCGGCGTGCCTCCGCCGGGGGCCTGGCAGACTACTCGGGCATTGACTACGCCATGCTGGACCGCGGGGAGGCCGCCTACTGGCCCTACCCGGCCGGCAGCAGCGGAACGCCGCGGCTGTTCGCCAGCCGCTTCGCCCACTCCGACGGCAAGGCCGTGATGGTCCCGGTGGTGCCGCGCCGCCGTCGTATTTCTGCCGGCGATGGCGGGACCTCCGGAGACCCCGCCGGCAAAGCCATGACCCTCATCACCGGTCGGCTCCTGGAGCATTACCAGTCAGGGGCCCAGACGCGGCGGGTGGCCGAACTCGTCGCCGCACAGCCCGAGGCGAGGGTGCAGATCCACCCCTCGGCGGCAGCCGCCATGGGCATCGCCGCCGGATCGCTGGTCTCCGTGGCGAACGTTCGCGGCGAGGTGGTGTGCCATGCGGAGCTGAGCACAGCCATCCGCCCGGAAACAGTGTTCCTGCCCTTCCACTTCCCCGGCTCCGAAAGCGCCAACCGCCTCACCGAAGCCGCCACTGATCCCATCTCCGGGATGCCCGAATTCAAATTCAACACCGTATGGGTCCGGCCCGTGGCCGCACCCGATTCCGCCCGCATGCTGCAAACGACGGAGGCCTCATGA